The genome window AACAGATTGGATTGATGGGTATTATGCTAGAAAATATAATTTGGTTACCAATTTAGGAAAGTTTATGGACCCACTAGCTGATAAATTGCTCGTTTCCGCAGCGTTAATCTTATTAATAGAAATGGGTCTGGCTCCAGCATGGGTTGTTATTATCATTATCAGCAGAGAATTTGCGGTAACAGGATTAAGACTTGTAGCTGCTGGGGAAGGTATTGTATTAGCAGCAGGAAACCTTGGTAAAATAAAAACCGCAACGCAAATGATTGCAATTGCTGTTTTATTATTACACAATTTCCCATTTTCTTATTTAGGCTTCCCGTTTGGTACAATTATGTTATATATCGCACTATTTTTCACCGTATTATCTGGAGTTGATTACTTTATAAAAAACTGGCATGTGATGGGAGAGTCTAAATAATGCAGCAGCCTAAAGCTGAAATCATTGCTGTTGGTACAGAATTGTTATTAGGTCAAATCTCGAATACAAATGCACAATGGATATCACAGCAACTCGCATTATATGGAATCAATATTTATAATCATGTTGTAGTTGGTGATAATCTTAACCGAGTAGTTGAAGCATTTTCACAAGCACATGTACGCTCCGATATTATTATTGTAACTGGGGGACTCGGTCCAACAGAAGATGACCTTACGAGAGAAGCATTTCAACAAATGAGTCAACTTGATGTAGTGGAGCATAAGCCATCCATGGATAAAATCGAGCAATTTTTTAAAGAGCGCAACACTGTTATGACACCAAATAATCGAAGACAAGCAAGAGTGTTTAAAGATTGTATTGTGCTTGATAATAAAGTCGGGATGGCTCCGGGAATGATTGTAACTTTTGAAAATCGCACATGGATTTTCTTACCCGGAGTACCTCGTGAAATGAAAAGTCTTGTTGCAATCGATGTACTACCATATCTTCTGCAACTTATTGGCGACAAAGCAATTATTAAATCTGAGGTATTACGATTTATCGGGATTGGTGAATCACAATTAGAGCATGAAATTAAAGATATAATTGACGGTCAAAGTAATCCGACGATTGCGCCGCTAGCAACAGATAATGGAGTAACAATTCGACTAACTGCCAGAACCGATTCATTAGAAAATGCTGAAAAATTAATTACAGCAAGCAAACAACAAATTCTATCAAGAATTGGAAGCTTTTTTTATGGCTCAAACGAACAAACATTAGAACAGCAAATCATCGACAATTTACGAGTGAGTAATCAGCGTCTTGCACTTGCTGAGAGTTTAACTGGCGGACTGGTAACTAGTAAGCTTGTTTCTATAAGTGGTGCTTCAGATGTTATAAAAGGTGGAATCGTTTGCTATGACACAAAGGTTAAAGAGGAGATCCTAGGGGTCTCCAAAGAAACAATCGATTTATTCGGTACGGTTAGTGAGCAATGCGCAATTGAAATGGCAACCAATATATTACAAGTTCTAGATGCAGATATAGGCATTAGTTTTACTGGGGTAGCAGGGCCTAAAGAGGCGGAAGGAAAGCCTGCAGGCACTGTATATATCGCTGTTTGTACGAAAGATGGCCATCAACAGGTGGAAGAGTTTAAGTTTCAAGGTGATCGTGATACGATAAGAACGCGTACAACTTTAAAAGGGATGGAAATTCTTTTTAATTTGTTAAAACAGTGATTTACATTGTTCTATTGATTGGAATTCTATTTACTTAAATGAAGTTAGTGCAATAATTAATTTTTCCTAAGAAATATTACCACTAAAATACAAGAACATTTATTCGTCTTTTTCTTGGCAAAATGAAAAAAACAATGTATGATGGAAGTAGTTAATTTAAGGAGGTAGTTTCGTTGAGTGATAGAAAACAAGCTTTAGACATGGCTTTGAGACAAATAGAGAAACAATTTGGTAAAGGTTCGGTGATGAAGCTCGGTGAAAACGAGTTTCAACCGATTGAAACAATCCCAAGTGGATCATTAGCGTTAGATGTAGCATTAGGAATAGGTGGATATCCAAAAGGACGTATTATTGAAATTTACGGTCCTGAATCATCTGGTAAGACAACAGTAGCACTACATGCGATTGCTGAAGCACAGAAAAAAGGTGGACAAGCTGCCTTTATTGATGCTGAGCATGCGTTAGATCCATCTTACGCAAGAGCTTTAGGTGTCAATATTGATGAATTGCTATTGTCTCAACCAGATACAGGAGAACAAGCATTAGAAATTGCTGAAGCACTCGTTCGAAGTGGTGCAGTTGATATTCTAGTTATCGACTCTGTTGCTGCACTTGTTCCAAAAGCAGAAATCGAGGGTGAAATGGGAGATTCCCATATGGGGTTACAAGCACGCTTAATGTCACAAGCATTAAGAAAATTATCTGGTGCAATCAATAAATCAAACACCATTGCTATCTTCATTAATCAGGTTCGTGAGAAAATTGGCGTTATGTTCGGTAATCCAGAAACAACACCTGGTGGGCGTGCACTTAAATTCTATTCTTCTGTAAGACTGGAAGTACGTCGTGCGGAGCAATTGAAGCAAGGTAATGATATTGTTGGGAATAGAACGAGAGTTAAAGTTGTAAAAAATAAAGTAGCGCCGCCATTCAAACAAGCAGAAATTGATATTATGTATGGTAAAGGGATTTCTAGAGAAGGAGAAATTCTTGATATCGGATCCGAACTGGATATTGTTGATAAGAGTGGTGCATGGTACTCATACGACGGTGATCGCTTAGGACAAGGACGTGAAAACTCTAAACTATTTTTATTAGAAAATCCAGAAGTAGCCGAAGCTATTCATAATGCAATTCGCGAACATTATAGTTTAGATGAAAAGGCTGAGGCAGCTCCTGAGCGGGAAGAAGCTACTCAAGAGAGTTTAGATGTATAAAATAATAGAAAAACTAAGGTTTAACTAAGCTTTTGAGTGATAGCCTTAGTTGCACTTATGTAGTGAGAAAGCTTCTCTGCTTTCTTATCTACTAAGATTAAAATCCTTTGCTAATCTCAGCAAAGGATTTTTTTATGGGATATTATGGCGATTCCTTGACAATTATACAATAGACAATTAAAATTAAAACTGTATAATTTTATATTTTTCTATAAAACGTATTGTTAATTATACATCTAAAATGTTACATGCCGACAAATAAGAATCGTAAAACTTTATAGCAATAGGAGGTGAAAACATGGACAATCCTATCATCATCTCCATTTTGTTTGTTATTATCCTAATCGTCGGTATTGTTGTTGGTTATCTGATACGTAAATCTATTGCAGAAGCTAAAATTTCCAGTGCGGAATCATTAGCGAAACAAATCGTTGAAGAAGCACATCGGAATGCTGATGCCGCTAAGAAAGAGGCACTCCTTGAAGCGAGAGATGAAAACCATAAGCTTCGGCAACAAACAGAGGATGAACTGCGCGAACGACGTGCAGAATCTACGAAGTTTGAAAATCGCCTCACGCAAAAAGAAGAAAACCTGGATCGAAAAAGTGAAACACTAGACAAACGTGAATTGTTGTTAGAGAAAAAAGAACAATCATTAGCAGAAAAACAACAACAAATTGAAGAAATGGAAAGCAAAGTGGAAGCTATGAAAGATGAGCAGCAAACGGAGCTTGAGCGCATTTCAGGATACACATCAGACCAAGCCAAACAGATTATTTTAGAGCGGATTGAAAAAGAGGTACAACATGAGTCAGCAATAATGATTAAAGAAGCCGAAAATCGAGCGAAGGAAGAAGCGGATAAGAAAGCGAAGAGTATTCTTTCACTCGCATTACAGCGTTGCGCTGCAGATCACGTTGCTGAAACTACAGTATCTGTAGTAAATCTTCCAAATGATGAGATGAAGGGCCGTATAATTGGTCGTGAAGGACGAAATATACGTACACTTGAAACATTAACTGGTATTGATTTAATTATTGATGATACACCTGAAGCAGTTATTTTATCTGGTTTTGATCCAATAAGAAGAGAAATTGCTCGTATGGCATTAGAAAAACTAGTTCAAGATGGCCGAATCCACCCAGCTAGAATTGAAGAAATGGTGGACAAAGCTAGACGTGAGGTTGACGAATATATACGGGAAATTGGAGAAGAAACTACATTTGAAGTTGGTGTACATGGTTTACATCCAGATCTAGTCAAAATACTAGGACGACTAAAATATCGTACGAGCTATGGGCAAAATGTACTGAAACACTCAACAGAGGTTGCGTACCTTTCCGGATTGCTTGCTGCTGAATTAGGTGAAGATGTTACGTTAGCAAGAAGAGCTGGATTGCTTCATGATATTGGTAAAGCAATTGATCATGAGGTTGAAGGTAGCCACGTAGAAATTGGAAAAGAACTGGCGATTAAATACAAAGAACATGATATAGTCATCAATTCAATTGCTTCCCACCATGGTGATGAAGAAGCGACATCCGTTATTGCAGTTCTTGTAGCTGCGGCTGATGCATTGTCTGCTGCTAGACCTGGTGCTAGGAGTGAAACATTAGAAAACTATATTAAACGTTTAGAGAAACTTGAAGAAATCTCCGAGTCATTCGAAGGCGTAGAGAAGTCGTTTGCAATTCAAGCAGGGCGAGAAATTAGAATTATGGTTAAACCAGATGAAATTGATGACCTTGAATCTGTGCGCGTTGCTAGAGAAATAAGGAAGCAAATTGAGAATGAACTTGATTACCCTGGTCACATTAAAGTAACCGTGATTAGAGAAACAAGAGCAGTAGAATATGCTAAATAAAAATAAAAGCGGTTATTCCAACCGCTTTTATTTTTATTTACAATTGTGGAAAGCTAGTAATATATAATAGATAGGGTGGTTTAACATGAAAATATTATTTATTGGAGATGTTGTAGGTTCTCCTGGTAGAGACATGGTACAGGAATATTTACCGAAATTGAAGGAAAAGTACCATCCAAATTTAACGATTATTAACGGAGAAAATGCTGCAGCAGGAAAAGGGATTACTGAGAAAATTTATAAGCAATTTCTAGAATGGGGTGCTCAAGTGATTACCATGGGTAATCATACTTGGGATAAAAAGGAAATTTTTGAATTCATTGATGATGCGAAGTATATGATTAGACCTGCTAACTTTCCTGAAGGTACGCCAGGTAAGGGGTTAGTTTTTGTCAATATAAATGGAGTGGAAGTTGCTGTAATTAACATGCAAGGACGTACATTTTTATCTGCAATCGATGATCCCTTCCGGAAAATCGATGAATTGATTGATGAGGCGAAAGAACGAACGAATCTAATATTCGTTGATTTTCATGGTGAAGCAACGAGTGAAAAACAAGCATTTGGATGGTATCTAGATGGTAGAGTTAGTGCGGTAGTTGGCACACACACCCATACGCAAACTGCAGATGAACGTATCTTACCAGCTGGAACGGCATATATAACAGATGTAGGAATGACAGGACCTTATGATGGAATATTAGGTGTAGAACGGGATTCAGTAATAAAAAGATTCCTAACTTCTTTGCCAGTACGTTTCGAAACGACAAAAGAGGGTAGAACACAATTAAATGGTTTTTTTGTTACGATTGATGATAGAACTGGAAAGGCAACAAAGGTAGAGCGAATCATCATTAATGAGGATCATCCTTTTTTCAGCTGATTTATTGAATTTTGCGAACCATTGAAGGATAATAGGGAATAAGCTAACATCTCCAG of Oceanobacillus zhaokaii contains these proteins:
- the recA gene encoding recombinase RecA, which translates into the protein MSDRKQALDMALRQIEKQFGKGSVMKLGENEFQPIETIPSGSLALDVALGIGGYPKGRIIEIYGPESSGKTTVALHAIAEAQKKGGQAAFIDAEHALDPSYARALGVNIDELLLSQPDTGEQALEIAEALVRSGAVDILVIDSVAALVPKAEIEGEMGDSHMGLQARLMSQALRKLSGAINKSNTIAIFINQVREKIGVMFGNPETTPGGRALKFYSSVRLEVRRAEQLKQGNDIVGNRTRVKVVKNKVAPPFKQAEIDIMYGKGISREGEILDIGSELDIVDKSGAWYSYDGDRLGQGRENSKLFLLENPEVAEAIHNAIREHYSLDEKAEAAPEREEATQESLDV
- a CDS encoding TIGR00282 family metallophosphoesterase; this translates as MKILFIGDVVGSPGRDMVQEYLPKLKEKYHPNLTIINGENAAAGKGITEKIYKQFLEWGAQVITMGNHTWDKKEIFEFIDDAKYMIRPANFPEGTPGKGLVFVNINGVEVAVINMQGRTFLSAIDDPFRKIDELIDEAKERTNLIFVDFHGEATSEKQAFGWYLDGRVSAVVGTHTHTQTADERILPAGTAYITDVGMTGPYDGILGVERDSVIKRFLTSLPVRFETTKEGRTQLNGFFVTIDDRTGKATKVERIIINEDHPFFS
- the rny gene encoding ribonuclease Y, translated to MDNPIIISILFVIILIVGIVVGYLIRKSIAEAKISSAESLAKQIVEEAHRNADAAKKEALLEARDENHKLRQQTEDELRERRAESTKFENRLTQKEENLDRKSETLDKRELLLEKKEQSLAEKQQQIEEMESKVEAMKDEQQTELERISGYTSDQAKQIILERIEKEVQHESAIMIKEAENRAKEEADKKAKSILSLALQRCAADHVAETTVSVVNLPNDEMKGRIIGREGRNIRTLETLTGIDLIIDDTPEAVILSGFDPIRREIARMALEKLVQDGRIHPARIEEMVDKARREVDEYIREIGEETTFEVGVHGLHPDLVKILGRLKYRTSYGQNVLKHSTEVAYLSGLLAAELGEDVTLARRAGLLHDIGKAIDHEVEGSHVEIGKELAIKYKEHDIVINSIASHHGDEEATSVIAVLVAAADALSAARPGARSETLENYIKRLEKLEEISESFEGVEKSFAIQAGREIRIMVKPDEIDDLESVRVAREIRKQIENELDYPGHIKVTVIRETRAVEYAK
- a CDS encoding competence/damage-inducible protein A; this encodes MQQPKAEIIAVGTELLLGQISNTNAQWISQQLALYGINIYNHVVVGDNLNRVVEAFSQAHVRSDIIIVTGGLGPTEDDLTREAFQQMSQLDVVEHKPSMDKIEQFFKERNTVMTPNNRRQARVFKDCIVLDNKVGMAPGMIVTFENRTWIFLPGVPREMKSLVAIDVLPYLLQLIGDKAIIKSEVLRFIGIGESQLEHEIKDIIDGQSNPTIAPLATDNGVTIRLTARTDSLENAEKLITASKQQILSRIGSFFYGSNEQTLEQQIIDNLRVSNQRLALAESLTGGLVTSKLVSISGASDVIKGGIVCYDTKVKEEILGVSKETIDLFGTVSEQCAIEMATNILQVLDADIGISFTGVAGPKEAEGKPAGTVYIAVCTKDGHQQVEEFKFQGDRDTIRTRTTLKGMEILFNLLKQ
- the pgsA gene encoding CDP-diacylglycerol--glycerol-3-phosphate 3-phosphatidyltransferase, which codes for MNLPNKLTLSRIILIPVFILLLSIPFDWGEWNIGDTILPVSHFVAAVLFIFASATDWIDGYYARKYNLVTNLGKFMDPLADKLLVSAALILLIEMGLAPAWVVIIIISREFAVTGLRLVAAGEGIVLAAGNLGKIKTATQMIAIAVLLLHNFPFSYLGFPFGTIMLYIALFFTVLSGVDYFIKNWHVMGESK